The following coding sequences lie in one Musa acuminata AAA Group cultivar baxijiao chromosome BXJ1-8, Cavendish_Baxijiao_AAA, whole genome shotgun sequence genomic window:
- the LOC103994454 gene encoding uncharacterized protein LOC103994454, producing MRAVLAGMESQELHEVTSPKPVCDSYNQMDVDAKTSSMSIPRSKEIDSPVAEQAPRVRKPYTITKQRERWTEEEHNKFLEALQQYGRAWRRIEEHIGTKTAVQIRSHAQKFFSKVVRESGSNDNTGTSKGIEIPPPRPKRKPVHPYPRKLSHSSNKEIPALKQLERPRLQSPIICEQDNRSPTSVLSAVGSETMGSVFSIGQNGCSSPVSSAAGSNDQDDRGQSPTMMVQEEHKLRGFDPAVPASTRQDQLPEVIDHCPNAYTSSEVPLPTLKLFGKMVVVTDSNISSASGAANIAQPQPTSSVDIKGLQENKALNLHSKAEMWLQRARHGAFTGDSIRSTCDAYPGQPPPLLYRFPLVGGHSVEPTFLSTPWWSIYGNLPFSYIHLQPQYPLQFGMEAAGNEDMQREGSWTGSNTASTSGAGLTDPNAVAVNSNKAENVAESDSMPCTSLKPSSIPASLRGSGGSGRGFVPYNRCAVESEVQQSVTASEDGESQAIRLCL from the exons ATGAGAGCAGTTCTTGCGGGGATGGAGAGTCAG GAGCTACACGAAGTCACGAGTCCGAAACCTGTTTGTGATTCCTACAATCAAATGGATGTGGATGCGAAAACATCATCGATGAGTATTCCTCGCTCGAAGGAGATTGATTCACCTGTGGCGGAACAGGCTCCCAGG GTGAGGAAACCTTATACAATAACAAAGCAGCGAGAGAGGTGGACGGAGGAAGAACACAACAAGTTTCTTGAAGCTTTGCAGCAGTACGGGCGTGCTTGGCGCCGTATAGAAG AACATATAGGTACAAAGACAGCAGTTCAGATCAGGAGTCATGCCCAGAAGTTCTTTTCTAAG GTGGTTCGCGAGTCTGGCAGCAATGACAACACAGGCACGTCGAAGGGCATCGAGATTCCTCCCCCTCGGCCAAAGAGGAAACCAGTGCACCCGTATCCGCGTAAATTGTCTCACTCATCCAACAAGGAGATTCCTGCTCTGAAACAACTTGAGAGGCCTCGTTTGCAGAGTCCTATAATCTGTGAGCAGGACAACAGATCGCCTACATCAGTTCTATCGGCTGTTGGATCGGAAACCATGGGTTCCGTGTTCTCAATTGGCCAAAATGGTTGCTCATCTCCGGTTTCATCTGCTGCTGGTTCAAATGATCAAGATGATCGAGGACAGTCACCTACTATGATGGTTCAAGAAGAGCATAAGCTTCGAGGTTTTGACCCGGCAGTTCCTGCTTCGACTAGGCAAGATCAGCTTCCAGAG GTGATAGACCATTGCCCTAATGCATACACCTCATCCGAAGTGCCATTACCAACTCTCAAGCTGTTTGGAAAGATGGTAGTCGTGACTGATTCAAACATTTCATCTGCTTCCGGTGCTGCTAACATCGCACAGCCCCAGCCAACCTCATCCGTTGACATCAAAGGTCTCCAAGAGAACAAAGCTCTTAATTTGCATTCCAAGGCTGAAATGTGGTTGCAAAGAGCAAGACATGGAGCTTTTACTGGGGATTCGATCAGAAGTACATGCGATGCTTACCCTGGTCAGCCACCCCCCTTGTTGTATCGCTTTCCATTGGTCGGAGGCCACTCTGTAGAGCCTACGTTTCTTTCTACACCATGGTGGTCCATTTATGGCAACTTGCCTTTCTCGTATATCCATCTGCAACCACAGTATCCTCTGCAATTCGGGATGGAAGCCGCAGGCAATGAAGACATGCAGAGGGAGGGTTCTTGGACTGGTTCTAACACTGCATCGACCAGCGGAGCTGGACTAACCGATCCAAATGCTGTTGCGGTGAACTCAAATAAAGCAGAAAATGTGGCAGAGAGTGATTCAATGCCTTGCACGAGTCTAAAGCCGAGCAGTATCCCGGCTTCCCTAAGAGGGAGCGGGGGCTCCGGAAGGGGATTTGTGCCTTACAACAGGTGTGCAGTAGAGAGTGAAGTGCAGCAGTCAGTGACGGCCAGTGAAGATGGTGAAAGCCAGGCAATAAGGTTGTGTTTGTAG
- the LOC103994535 gene encoding uncharacterized protein LOC103994535 gives MDRENKPEKTIHHITHLHPLKLTDLQGDEAKPVCHACRHPCAASAYRCERCRYVLDPTCARLPQFDRHLPCDGLAEKLSHPSHPHPVTLVHQDPTSGRGYLCDLCRGAFDASSEWLYICRACDFGGHISCFVSGTKPAEQATAAQRQIDPAAALSGMQQKLMAQMFMADTMPQTGRNAVALTGGPREYVYYNSALLPSQYAGMADSMVMNNLALLSLNDQKTGGGGGGPAGGDVASSAGNTSTLS, from the exons ATGGACAGGGAGAACAAGCCGGAGAAGACCATTCACCACATCACCCATCTCCACCCCTTGAAGCTCACCGATCTGCAAGGAGACGAAGCGAAGCCCGTCTGCCACGCGTGCCGCCATCCTTGCGCCGCCTCGGCCTACCGGTGCGAGCGGTGCCGCTACGTTCTCGACCCGACCTGCGCTCGGCTGCCGCAA TTCGACCGACACCTCCCCTGCGACGGTCTCGCTGAGAAGCTGAGCCACCCGTCCCATCCCCACCCGGTGACGCTGGTCCACCAGGATCCCACCAGTGGGCGGGGCTACTTGTGCGACCTGTGCCGAGGCGCTTTCGACGCCTCGTCTGAGTGGCTTTACATCTGCAGGGCTTGCGATTTCGGCGGCCACATCAGCTGCTTCGTGTCGGGGACGAAGCCCGCGGAACAGGCCACCGCTGCCCAACGACAGATCGATCCGGCGGCGGCGCTGTCCGGGATGCAGCAGAAGCTGATGGCTCAGATGTTCATGGCAGACACGATGCCGCAGACGGGGAGGAACGCGGTGGCGTTGACGGGAGGACCTCGAGAGTACGTTTACTATAATTCGGCGCTGCTACCGAGCCAGTACGCTGGCATGGCCGATTCAATGGTGATGAACAATCTGGCATTGTTATCTCTGAACGATCAGAagactggtggtggtggtggtggtccggCTGGTGGAGATGTGGCAAGTTCTGCTGGGAACACATCCACTCTGTCATAG
- the LOC103994534 gene encoding pentatricopeptide repeat-containing protein At2g40240, mitochondrial-like: protein MSVPMPPGLRIGSLRRTLISFRAPKPHPDRFCPLSSSSQSSSCSSRSLLSGFIRATLPSRRSLSSSSQVPRRPHTSRMSPTPRLRRVDPCVVSEIVALISGDSDDLESKLRLLNLSPSHALVSETLRVLNDRGVSALRFFGWVLGSYPDFRPNSEAYNLIVLNLGLFDDYSTMHRVFHEISSKGHCLTGKAFSFLAARGADVIKDSVRELVELLSRVGGSCRGSGIFSLIKLLCSMNAFDLAISVMEEMARRTSYYNVLIAAKCRNLDFQGARDVFDKMRRFGCDPNTKSYNYLLGSLFKNKRVVEACELLQAMEELGYLPDSVTFEVILVHACKANRMSFAVKFVDQMLSEGSKPSLATHAAFIKGYFWSGHAEDAYQYVVDMSMKDKCSVNMNFSLLAKLYCVSGRIEEAGRILYEMMGEGLKPNFPVYMRVMKDLHKISRGDLALELKTKFQQFSLRTDGR from the coding sequence ATGTCCGTTCCAATGCCTCCGGGGCTTCGAATTGGCTCGCTTCGAAGAACCCTAATCTCGTTTCGAGCCCCTAAACCCCATCCCGACCGCTTCTGCCccctttcttcttcctcccaATCCTCTTCTTGCTCTAGTCGTTCTCTTCTAAGCGGCTTCATCCGCGCCACCCTTCCTTCCCGCAGATCGCTCTCCTCCTCTTCTCAGGTGCCACggcgtccccacacgagcagaatGAGCCCAACGCCTCGCCTTCGTCGTGTCGATCCATGTGTGGTCTCTGAGATCGTTGCATTGATCAGCGGAGACTCAGATGATCTGGAGTCGAAGTTGCGCCTCCTGAATCTGAGCCCTTCGCATGCCCTTGTTTCGGAGACTCTTCGCGTGTTGAACGATCGTGGCGTCTCGGCATTGCGGTTCTTCGGCTGGGTTTTGGGTTCTTACCCCGATTTCAGGCCTAATTCTGAAGCCTACAATCTGATTGTATTGAACCTCGGCCTCTTCGACGATTATAGCACCATGCATCGCGTGTTCCACGAGATATCCTCGAAGGGGCATTGCTTAACAGGAAAGGCCTTCTCTTTTCTTGCGGCTCGCGGCGCTGATGTGATCAAGGATTCTGTCAGAGAACTCGTTGAGTTGCTAAGTAGAGTCGGCGGATCTTGCCGAGGATCGGGAATCTTTTCGTTGATCAAATTGCTTTGCTCTATGAATGCCTTTGATCTTGCTATCTCGGTGATGGAGGAGATGGCGAGGAGGACTTCATATTACAATGTGCTTATCGCTGCAAAGTGCAGGAACCTTGACTTTCAAGGCGCACGTGATGTGTTCGACAAAATGCGAAGGTTTGGTTGTGACCCGAACACGAAATCGTACAATTATTTGCTTGGGAGCCTCTTTAAGAACAAGAGAGTTGTTGAAGCATGCGAGTTGCTCCAAGCAATGGAAGAGTTGGGATACCTTCCGGATTCGGTAACTTTTGAGGTCATTCTGGTTCATGCGTGTAAGGCTAACAGGATGAGTTTCGCCGTCAAGTTCGTCGATCAGATGTTGTCTGAAGGGTCTAAGCCAAGCCTAGCAACACATGCGGCATTCATAAAAGGATACTTCTGGTCAGGGCATGCGGAAGACGCTTACCAGTATGTGGTGGATATGAGCATGAAAGATAAATGTTCGGTCAATATGAATTTTAGCTTACTTGCCAAACTTTACTGTGTGTCGGGAAGGATAGAAGAGGCAGGCAGAATTCTTTATGAGATGATGGGTGAGGGCTTAAAACCCAATTTTCCTGTTTATATGAGGGTGATGAAGGATCTCCATAAAATATCGAGGGGAGATTTGGCATTAGAACTTAAAACCAAGTTTCAACAATTCAGCTTACGTACAGATGGCAGATGA